In Providencia sneebia DSM 19967, one DNA window encodes the following:
- a CDS encoding siderophore-interacting protein, whose protein sequence is MANDKPVEKNIYRPAPPQLIQVKSITDISPSIRNITFTGESLATYPKNCEGGHIKIFLAPDLKSEPTLPIFSENRRSWPEGKPRPFVRTYTVRAIRPEAREIDIEFAMHEGAEGPAYLFARDAAPGYWMGITNPGGPDPLLPHSQHYFMAGDSSSLPAIAALLEKMHAQATGKVILRLDSEQDVRELAKPAGIEVIWLCGDITKNAELISTFKSWDIPEENASFWIAGEDQIVRDLRRFVRREKGYGHESIYAIPYWRYGYDEEGYHNERHAVMDNPDD, encoded by the coding sequence GTGGCTAATGACAAACCCGTCGAGAAAAATATTTATCGCCCCGCGCCACCGCAGCTTATTCAAGTCAAATCGATTACGGATATTAGCCCTTCAATCCGTAACATTACCTTTACTGGTGAAAGTTTAGCTACCTACCCAAAAAATTGTGAAGGTGGCCATATCAAAATATTTTTAGCACCTGATTTAAAAAGTGAACCTACATTACCAATATTTAGTGAAAATCGCCGTAGCTGGCCTGAAGGTAAGCCTCGTCCATTCGTGAGAACATACACTGTTCGCGCTATTCGCCCTGAAGCTCGTGAAATTGATATTGAATTTGCGATGCATGAAGGTGCTGAAGGTCCCGCATATCTGTTTGCACGTGATGCAGCGCCTGGCTATTGGATGGGTATTACTAACCCAGGTGGTCCAGACCCATTATTACCACATTCTCAGCACTATTTTATGGCTGGCGATTCAAGCTCATTACCTGCGATTGCTGCCCTACTTGAGAAAATGCATGCTCAAGCAACCGGAAAAGTGATCCTGCGTCTAGATAGTGAGCAAGATGTTCGCGAACTCGCAAAACCAGCTGGGATTGAGGTTATTTGGTTATGTGGGGATATCACTAAAAATGCTGAACTTATCAGCACGTTTAAATCTTGGGATATTCCCGAAGAGAATGCTTCATTTTGGATCGCTGGAGAAGATCAAATAGTTCGTGATTTACGCCGCTTTGTCCGCCGAGAGAAAGGCTATGGTCATGAAAGTATTTATGCAATCCCTTATTGGCGTTATGGTTATGATGAAGAAGGTTATCATAATGAACGCCATGCCGTGATGGATAATCCGGACGATTAA
- a CDS encoding DUF2474 family protein, whose translation MSSEEKLPQIKATTESVSHSPWWKKLGWMFIIWLGSVVALFAVSSIFRLLMTAVGMKVK comes from the coding sequence ATGTCTTCAGAGGAAAAATTACCCCAGATCAAGGCTACCACTGAGTCCGTTTCCCATTCACCTTGGTGGAAAAAGCTCGGTTGGATGTTTATTATTTGGCTAGGCAGTGTTGTCGCATTATTTGCAGTATCATCTATTTTTAGATTACTCATGACTGCTGTGGGCATGAAAGTTAAATAA
- the cydB gene encoding cytochrome d ubiquinol oxidase subunit II encodes MGIDLPLVWFVIIVFSILMYIVMDGFDLGIGILYPALKDSHDRDLMMNSVAPVWDGNETWLVLGGAALFGAFPLAYAIVLDALSIPLTFMLLALIFRGVAFEFRFRADESHRKHWDHAFIWGSVFTTFVQGVVVGAFIQGFHVENRVYIGGYFDWFSPFPLFCGLGLVIAYALLACGWLIMKTEGHLRKTMYRLLRPLTFAMLIIIIIISAWTPILNNAIYTRWFSLHNLFFFLPVPMLVLICSGLLINSAKKQKSDHVPFLAALGLIFLGFTGLGISIWPNLIPPQISFRDAAGPMESLGFMLVGALFIIPIILVYTYWSYYVFRGKITPDQGYH; translated from the coding sequence ATGGGCATTGATTTACCACTGGTTTGGTTTGTTATCATTGTATTTAGTATTTTAATGTACATTGTGATGGATGGTTTCGATTTAGGAATTGGTATCCTTTATCCCGCCTTAAAAGATAGCCATGATCGCGACTTGATGATGAACAGTGTAGCCCCTGTTTGGGATGGCAATGAAACTTGGCTGGTACTTGGTGGAGCTGCGCTATTTGGCGCTTTCCCACTAGCTTATGCCATTGTATTAGATGCTTTATCTATCCCATTAACTTTTATGCTACTTGCGCTCATTTTCCGGGGCGTTGCCTTTGAGTTCCGTTTTCGAGCGGATGAATCTCACCGTAAACATTGGGATCACGCCTTTATCTGGGGGTCTGTCTTTACAACTTTTGTTCAAGGTGTGGTCGTTGGCGCATTTATTCAAGGGTTTCATGTAGAAAACCGTGTATATATTGGTGGCTATTTTGATTGGTTTTCTCCCTTCCCGTTATTTTGTGGTTTAGGATTGGTGATTGCTTACGCTTTACTGGCATGCGGTTGGCTAATCATGAAAACAGAGGGACATTTGCGCAAAACGATGTATCGTTTACTTCGTCCTTTAACATTTGCGATGCTAATCATTATTATCATTATTAGTGCTTGGACGCCTATTCTTAATAACGCCATTTATACGCGCTGGTTTAGCTTACATAACCTATTCTTTTTCTTACCTGTTCCTATGCTAGTGCTCATTTGTAGTGGGTTATTAATTAATAGTGCCAAGAAACAAAAATCAGATCATGTTCCTTTTTTAGCCGCACTCGGATTAATCTTTTTAGGCTTTACCGGGCTTGGAATAAGTATATGGCCTAATTTGATCCCCCCACAAATAAGTTTCCGTGATGCAGCAGGACCAATGGAAAGCCTTGGTTTCATGCTTGTTGGTGCATTATTTATTATCCCTATTATTTTGGTTTATACCTATTGGAGTTATTATGTCTTCAGAGGAAAAATTACCCCAGATCAAGGCTACCACTGA
- a CDS encoding cytochrome ubiquinol oxidase subunit I: MFGLTALELARIQFAFTVSFHIIFPAITIGLASFLAVLEGLWLKTRDTDYIKLFYFWSKVFAVNFGMGVVSGLVMAYQFGTNWSFFSDFAGGITGPLLTYEVLTAFFLEAGFLGVMLFGMGRVGEKLHFFATCMVALGTIISTFWILASNSFMQTPQGYEIIDNRIVPVDWLAVIFNPSFPYRLLHMTTAAFLAAAFFIGASAAWHLLKGNTSPAMKKMFSMALWLILILAPVQAFIGDAHGLNTLKYQPVKVAAMEGHWENKPNEATPLILFGIPNMEKEKTEYAIEIPYLASLILTHSLDKQVPALKEFPKQDRPNAFMVFWSFRVMVGLGMLMILAGVWGLWLRYRRNLYQSKAFLRFMFVMAPSGLIAILAGWFTTEIGRQPWVVYGLQRTADAVSAHGEVHMSISLLAFFIVYAGVFGIGYMYMMKLIRKGIQEEQTYGH; this comes from the coding sequence ATGTTTGGACTAACTGCACTGGAACTTGCCCGTATTCAATTCGCGTTTACGGTGTCGTTCCATATTATTTTCCCAGCAATTACTATTGGGCTGGCAAGTTTTCTTGCGGTATTAGAAGGCTTGTGGCTCAAAACGCGTGATACTGATTACATCAAATTGTTCTATTTTTGGTCAAAAGTATTTGCAGTTAATTTTGGGATGGGCGTCGTTTCTGGATTGGTTATGGCATACCAATTCGGCACTAACTGGAGTTTCTTTTCTGATTTTGCAGGCGGCATAACAGGACCATTATTAACCTATGAAGTACTGACCGCTTTTTTCCTTGAAGCTGGCTTTCTTGGCGTCATGCTATTTGGTATGGGTCGTGTTGGAGAAAAATTGCATTTTTTTGCAACATGCATGGTCGCACTCGGCACAATTATTTCTACTTTTTGGATACTTGCCTCAAATAGCTTTATGCAGACACCTCAAGGTTATGAAATTATTGATAATCGAATTGTTCCTGTTGATTGGCTGGCTGTTATTTTTAACCCCTCTTTTCCCTACCGTTTATTGCATATGACAACAGCCGCTTTTCTTGCTGCGGCCTTTTTCATTGGTGCTTCTGCCGCATGGCACTTGCTCAAAGGTAATACATCTCCTGCCATGAAAAAAATGTTTTCTATGGCATTGTGGTTGATCCTTATTTTAGCACCAGTACAAGCTTTTATTGGTGATGCTCATGGTTTAAATACATTGAAATATCAACCTGTTAAAGTTGCAGCAATGGAAGGTCATTGGGAAAATAAACCTAATGAAGCAACGCCATTAATTCTTTTTGGCATTCCTAATATGGAAAAAGAGAAAACTGAATATGCCATTGAGATCCCGTATCTTGCCAGCCTTATCTTAACGCATAGCTTAGATAAACAAGTTCCCGCATTAAAAGAGTTTCCCAAACAAGATAGACCCAATGCTTTTATGGTGTTTTGGTCATTTCGCGTGATGGTGGGATTAGGCATGTTAATGATACTGGCCGGTGTTTGGGGGCTTTGGCTACGATATCGCCGCAATTTGTACCAATCTAAAGCTTTTTTACGCTTTATGTTTGTTATGGCACCATCTGGATTGATCGCAATTTTAGCCGGTTGGTTTACCACTGAAATTGGCCGACAACCTTGGGTTGTTTATGGATTACAGCGAACAGCTGATGCTGTTAGCGCTCATGGTGAAGTCCATATGAGCATAAGCCTACTCGCATTCTTTATCGTTTATGCCGGAGTATTTGGAATTGGTTATATGTACATGATGAAATTAATTCGTAAAGGCATTCAAGAGGAACAAACTTATGGGCATTGA
- a CDS encoding PLP-dependent aminotransferase family protein translates to MTRYEQLAAQIRQQIEDNIWQVGDRLPSLRESVKQSGLSLMTVLQAYQLLESQGWIVPRPQSGYYVARRNTQFAAAKGGKGLHLNEHVEINASIFSVLQSCKNPDIIPFGSAFPDPSLLDEPKLAKCLASVARRLARFNTTANLPPGNEQLRRNIAQRYASQGIHVAPDEIVITAGAMESLVLSLQSVTQPGDWVVIESPAFYGSLQAIERLKLKAIAIKTDPAYGIDLNALEEVGAKYPIKACWLMTHYQNPLXGTMPPENKKKLVEILNQNQIVLIEDDVYGELYFGNQQPIPAKALDTNGNFFHCSSFSKCLAPGYRVGWVAAGHHATKIQHLQMMSTVSASVPTQLAIAEYLSQGGYDNHLKKLRQTMEQRQHQMLGAISHYMPSTVKVNAPKGGYFLWLEFEPPFNAVRLYQRALQEGISIAPGSMFSTSDQFNHAFRLNASFTWDQQLDNAMKILGRLCHNLLNEQ, encoded by the coding sequence ATGACGCGATATGAACAGTTGGCAGCTCAAATACGCCAACAGATCGAAGACAATATTTGGCAAGTCGGTGATAGATTACCGTCACTTCGGGAAAGTGTAAAACAATCCGGTTTGAGTTTAATGACAGTGTTACAAGCTTATCAATTACTTGAAAGCCAAGGCTGGATTGTACCAAGACCTCAATCTGGATATTATGTTGCGCGACGCAACACACAGTTTGCAGCAGCAAAAGGTGGCAAAGGATTACATTTAAATGAGCATGTTGAAATTAATGCCTCTATTTTTAGTGTGCTGCAATCGTGTAAGAATCCAGACATTATCCCCTTTGGTTCTGCATTTCCTGATCCCTCATTGTTAGATGAACCCAAATTAGCAAAATGCTTGGCATCAGTTGCTCGCCGCCTCGCTAGATTTAATACAACAGCCAATTTGCCGCCAGGCAATGAACAATTACGCCGAAATATTGCTCAGCGTTATGCAAGCCAAGGTATTCATGTTGCCCCTGATGAAATTGTTATAACAGCGGGTGCTATGGAATCATTAGTCCTGAGCTTACAATCAGTGACTCAGCCCGGAGATTGGGTGGTGATTGAATCACCCGCTTTTTATGGTTCTTTACAAGCTATTGAACGCCTTAAATTAAAAGCCATTGCAATCAAAACTGACCCCGCCTATGGCATAGATTTGAATGCGTTAGAAGAGGTGGGAGCTAAATATCCTATTAAGGCTTGTTGGCTGATGACGCATTACCAAAACCCGCTARGGGGAACGATGCCACCAGAAAATAAGAAAAAGCTGGTGGAAATACTCAATCAGAATCAAATTGTTCTCATTGAAGATGATGTCTATGGTGAACTGTATTTTGGCAATCAACAGCCTATTCCAGCAAAGGCATTAGATACTAACGGGAACTTTTTCCATTGTTCATCATTTTCAAAATGCTTGGCGCCGGGATATCGTGTGGGCTGGGTTGCGGCAGGGCATCACGCGACAAAAATTCAGCATTTACAGATGATGAGTACAGTATCTGCAAGTGTGCCAACACAGCTAGCAATAGCAGAATATTTATCACAAGGTGGTTATGACAATCATTTGAAAAAATTACGTCAAACTATGGAACAGCGCCAGCATCAGATGTTAGGTGCTATTTCGCACTATATGCCGTCAACGGTTAAAGTTAATGCGCCAAAAGGGGGGTATTTTCTCTGGTTAGAATTTGAGCCACCCTTTAATGCAGTTCGCTTGTATCAACGCGCACTTCAAGAGGGAATTAGTATTGCACCTGGCAGTATGTTTTCTACTAGTGACCAATTTAATCATGCTTTTAGATTAAACGCTTCTTTTACATGGGATCAGCAATTAGATAATGCAATGAAAATATTAGGGCGTCTGTGTCACAATTTACTGAATGAACAATAA
- a CDS encoding HutD family protein: MKIKCFDTTELPVMQWSDGCGSSAEIFCWPVASDYSLRASLANIQQSSVLKRYIEGERLSIALGEAALFIEDPKQTQYSLEKAGDSFLSSANQTVKIELAHGTAQLLNIMFNPERWSVKSEIVSNERRLPVATAGIVLILSGEWDVSGANCRVMKVGQGGWWLPDIGEGVIAPKTAGSKLIWVEITPC, encoded by the coding sequence ATGAAGATAAAATGTTTTGATACAACTGAGTTACCCGTCATGCAATGGTCTGATGGCTGTGGAAGTAGTGCTGAAATCTTTTGTTGGCCTGTAGCTTCGGATTATTCGCTAAGAGCCAGTCTTGCTAATATTCAGCAATCGAGTGTTTTAAAACGCTATATTGAAGGTGAGAGATTAAGTATTGCATTAGGTGAGGCCGCTTTATTTATTGAAGATCCCAAGCAAACTCAGTATTCATTAGAAAAAGCGGGCGATTCATTCTTATCCTCAGCAAATCAGACAGTTAAAATAGAATTAGCGCACGGGACAGCTCAACTACTTAATATCATGTTTAATCCTGAGCGCTGGTCTGTTAAAAGCGAAATAGTGTCAAATGAAAGGCGCTTACCTGTTGCAACTGCGGGGATTGTTCTTATTTTGTCAGGTGAATGGGATGTATCCGGTGCTAATTGTCGTGTAATGAAAGTAGGACAAGGTGGTTGGTGGCTGCCTGATATTGGTGAAGGTGTTATCGCACCTAAAACAGCAGGCAGTAAATTAATATGGGTCGAAATTACACCTTGCTAG
- a CDS encoding LysE family translocator, with translation MEIQTLLLFSATAIPLICTPGPDILFISSQGLSGGISAAWKANVGVILGYIAHAILAALGLAAVVAASPLLFNTIKWIGVAYVAYLAIKMILSALKAGELKLQTVSSTAVITKGFLTSFLNPKGLLLYFAILPNFLHTSENVAIESLILSATFITSCIVIYGIVGVIFARMYRNSSYSDKKRRISEGVAGGMLTLAAVGLANS, from the coding sequence ATGGAAATACAAACACTTTTACTTTTTAGCGCAACAGCTATTCCTCTGATTTGTACACCGGGTCCAGATATTTTATTTATTTCATCACAAGGATTATCAGGCGGTATTTCAGCTGCTTGGAAAGCGAATGTTGGCGTAATTTTAGGTTATATTGCGCATGCTATTTTAGCAGCTCTAGGATTAGCAGCTGTCGTCGCAGCATCGCCACTCTTATTCAATACGATTAAGTGGATTGGTGTAGCTTACGTCGCATATTTAGCAATTAAAATGATTTTATCCGCATTAAAAGCTGGTGAATTAAAATTACAGACTGTTTCATCAACTGCTGTTATCACGAAAGGTTTTTTAACCAGTTTTCTTAATCCAAAAGGGCTATTACTTTATTTTGCTATTTTACCTAATTTTCTGCATACCTCAGAAAATGTGGCAATAGAATCACTGATTTTATCAGCGACCTTTATCACCTCTTGTATCGTGATTTATGGTATTGTTGGCGTAATATTTGCCAGAATGTACAGAAACAGTAGCTACAGCGATAAAAAACGACGCATATCGGAAGGTGTCGCTGGCGGAATGTTAACCCTTGCCGCTGTTGGGCTTGCCAATAGCTAG
- a CDS encoding Lrp/AsnC family transcriptional regulator translates to MPIKLDRIDRHILQVLQRDGKIANNELAKEVGLSPSPCLRRVKLLEEAGVIKRYVAVLDGGKIGAGLSLFARIWFKAQDAQTVNSFVREIKEMPEVVECYLMAGECDALIRIVTEDLASYRKFHANYLTQISSVQSIKTDVPMETVKMTYALPL, encoded by the coding sequence ATGCCAATAAAATTAGATAGGATAGATCGCCATATTTTGCAGGTTCTTCAACGCGACGGAAAAATTGCGAACAATGAATTAGCCAAAGAAGTTGGATTATCACCATCACCTTGTTTACGTAGAGTTAAATTGTTAGAAGAAGCAGGCGTCATTAAACGCTATGTTGCGGTATTAGATGGTGGAAAGATTGGTGCAGGATTATCACTATTTGCGAGAATCTGGTTTAAGGCGCAAGATGCGCAGACAGTAAATTCGTTTGTCCGTGAAATAAAAGAGATGCCTGAAGTCGTTGAATGTTACTTAATGGCGGGCGAATGTGATGCTTTAATTCGTATAGTGACTGAAGATTTAGCTTCTTACCGTAAATTTCATGCTAACTATCTAACACAAATTAGCAGTGTGCAAAGTATTAAAACAGATGTGCCAATGGAAACTGTCAAAATGACTTATGCATTACCATTATAA
- the dbpA gene encoding ATP-dependent RNA helicase DbpA encodes MTSFAELKVLPAEQLNNLNELGYLAMTPIQEAALPAILNGKDVRAQAKTGSGKTAAFGLGLLQHIDAKKFNTQALVLCPTRELADQVASELRRLARYMPNIKILTVCGGVPFSIQRDSLIHAAHIIVATPGRLLDHLQKETIKLDDLQTLVLDEADRMLDMGFADDIDKVIAYAPHSRQTLLFSATWPEAIADISQRIQHQPLTIEINNVDELPAIEQQFYEVARHHKISLLQKLLSREQPASCVVFCNTKKDCQAVYDALMDSKQSVLVLHGDMEQRDRDQTLVRFANGSSRVLVATDVAARGLDIKSLEMVINYELSWDPEVHVHRIGRTARAGESGLAISLCAPEEAQRANVLEEMLNIKLNWQQVPSGLSIQPLNAEMATLCIDGGKKAKMRPGDILGALTGDMGLDGADIGKIIIHPMHAYVAVKHSVANHAFKQLQQGKIKGKSVKVRLFKS; translated from the coding sequence GTGACTTCATTTGCTGAACTTAAAGTACTTCCTGCGGAACAACTCAATAACCTCAATGAATTGGGTTATTTAGCGATGACACCAATTCAAGAAGCCGCTTTGCCTGCTATTCTTAATGGAAAGGATGTGCGCGCGCAAGCGAAAACGGGGAGTGGTAAAACAGCTGCTTTTGGTTTGGGTTTATTACAACACATTGATGCTAAAAAGTTTAATACTCAAGCGCTTGTGCTGTGTCCAACGCGTGAACTTGCTGATCAAGTTGCGAGTGAATTACGCCGTTTAGCGCGTTATATGCCGAATATTAAAATATTAACTGTGTGCGGTGGTGTGCCTTTTAGTATTCAACGTGATTCACTTATTCATGCTGCTCATATTATTGTCGCAACGCCTGGTCGTTTGCTGGATCATTTGCAAAAAGAGACAATTAAATTGGATGATCTGCAAACATTAGTATTAGATGAAGCAGATAGAATGCTCGATATGGGATTTGCCGATGACATTGATAAAGTTATTGCATATGCACCTCATTCACGCCAAACATTACTGTTTTCTGCAACATGGCCTGAGGCAATTGCCGATATTAGCCAACGAATTCAACATCAACCATTAACAATTGAAATCAACAATGTTGATGAACTCCCCGCAATTGAGCAGCAGTTTTATGAAGTTGCGCGCCATCATAAAATAAGCTTATTACAAAAACTATTAAGCCGTGAACAGCCTGCTTCATGCGTTGTATTTTGCAATACCAAAAAAGATTGCCAAGCAGTTTATGACGCTTTAATGGATAGCAAACAAAGTGTGCTAGTGCTGCATGGTGATATGGAGCAAAGGGATCGTGACCAAACGTTAGTTCGTTTTGCAAATGGAAGTAGTCGTGTATTAGTCGCAACGGATGTCGCGGCTCGCGGGCTTGATATTAAATCACTGGAAATGGTGATTAACTATGAACTATCTTGGGATCCTGAAGTGCACGTGCACCGTATTGGTCGTACAGCAAGAGCAGGGGAAAGTGGGTTAGCAATAAGCTTGTGCGCGCCGGAAGAGGCACAACGAGCAAATGTGCTTGAAGAGATGCTGAATATTAAGCTGAATTGGCAGCAAGTGCCATCTGGGTTAAGTATCCAACCACTAAATGCTGAAATGGCAACATTATGTATTGATGGTGGTAAAAAAGCCAAGATGCGCCCCGGTGATATCCTTGGTGCTTTAACGGGTGATATGGGATTAGATGGTGCGGATATCGGTAAGATCATTATTCACCCTATGCATGCTTATGTTGCCGTAAAACATTCCGTTGCTAATCATGCTTTTAAACAGTTGCAGCAAGGTAAAATAAAAGGCAAATCAGTTAAAGTAAGATTATTTAAGTCGTAG
- a CDS encoding DASS family sodium-coupled anion symporter translates to MKINNKAIKIIGSIVVSILIYAIPTPDGLPPDAWLYFSIFIGVVIGLILEPIPPAFIGLIGICVAVLCKVGPVSINGDISAGSAISWGLSGFSNSTVWLIFAAFMIGIGYQNTGLGKRIALILVRTLGKSTLGLGYAISIADGILAPFIPSNAARSGGVLYPIISSIPPMFGSYPDKDSRKIGAFLTWCALSATCVSSSIFLTGQAPNPLALEVAKASGVEVVSWGGWFLAFLPVSIILFILTPLLTYFIYPPEIKKSPEVVTWAEEEHARIGKIKVKEIILILISIFALVLWVGSSLFEINATTTAIIVIIAMVATNVISWDDFLGNKPAWNVLVWFSTLVALAGGLKNVGFLAWLGHIAEIYISGYSVMAAMLTLVILYYVVHYFFASTTAHVTALLALFITIAQLVPGMDVKLVTLLMILPMGIMGVLTPYGTGHSPVWFASGYVKGSEFWKMGFIFGFTYLAIYLLVGIPWITKVVYNQIF, encoded by the coding sequence ATGAAAATAAATAATAAAGCAATTAAGATTATAGGTAGCATTGTTGTATCTATTCTTATTTATGCCATCCCAACACCTGATGGTTTGCCTCCAGATGCTTGGCTTTACTTTAGTATTTTTATTGGTGTTGTGATTGGATTAATTCTTGAGCCAATTCCTCCGGCATTTATTGGCTTAATTGGTATTTGTGTCGCTGTATTATGTAAAGTCGGGCCTGTTAGTATTAATGGTGACATATCAGCCGGATCTGCAATCTCGTGGGGATTATCTGGTTTTTCTAACTCCACTGTTTGGCTTATTTTTGCTGCTTTTATGATAGGAATTGGCTATCAAAATACAGGATTAGGAAAGCGTATCGCACTAATTCTTGTCAGAACGTTAGGAAAATCAACATTAGGATTAGGGTATGCTATTTCTATTGCGGATGGCATATTGGCACCTTTTATTCCAAGCAATGCAGCGCGTAGTGGCGGTGTTTTATATCCCATAATCTCATCAATTCCCCCCATGTTTGGTAGTTATCCTGACAAAGATTCACGCAAAATAGGTGCTTTTCTCACTTGGTGCGCATTATCAGCAACCTGTGTTTCAAGCTCAATTTTCCTTACAGGGCAAGCACCTAATCCATTAGCATTAGAAGTTGCTAAAGCATCAGGAGTAGAAGTTGTTTCATGGGGGGGCTGGTTTTTAGCTTTCTTGCCCGTATCTATTATCCTTTTCATATTAACGCCGCTACTGACCTATTTTATTTATCCACCGGAAATAAAAAAATCACCAGAAGTGGTTACTTGGGCGGAAGAAGAGCACGCAAGAATTGGTAAGATTAAAGTAAAAGAAATTATCCTAATTTTGATTTCTATTTTTGCATTAGTTCTTTGGGTAGGTAGCTCATTATTTGAAATTAATGCTACTACTACCGCAATTATTGTGATTATTGCCATGGTAGCAACTAATGTTATTAGCTGGGATGATTTTCTTGGTAATAAACCCGCGTGGAATGTCTTAGTTTGGTTTAGTACTTTAGTCGCTCTCGCGGGGGGATTAAAAAATGTGGGCTTTTTAGCGTGGCTAGGTCATATTGCCGAAATATACATTAGTGGCTATTCCGTGATGGCGGCAATGCTAACATTAGTCATATTATATTATGTTGTGCATTATTTCTTCGCTTCAACAACTGCACATGTTACTGCATTACTTGCATTATTTATTACCATTGCTCAGTTAGTGCCAGGTATGGATGTTAAATTAGTGACTTTATTAATGATCTTGCCTATGGGAATTATGGGAGTGCTAACACCTTATGGAACAGGGCACAGCCCAGTTTGGTTTGCGAGCGGTTATGTAAAAGGGAGTGAATTCTGGAAAATGGGCTTTATTTTCGGATTTACTTATTTAGCCATTTACCTGTTAGTTGGTATTCCTTGGATCACTAAAGTGGTTTATAACCAAATTTTTTAA
- a CDS encoding amidohydrolase, translating into MFFSKSVLALTVLAVSFSSYALKDATLMIVDGTVLTMDKQNKIIENGTVVIKDNKIIAVGNAELAKEYQAKQVINVSGDIVMPGLINTHTHASMTVFRSLADDVPDRLHRYIFPLENKMVSRDMVRIGANLGNIEMIKGGVTTYVDMYYFEDEVAKSVDKIGNRAVLGESVIEFPVADAKNADEGIAYAVKFINEYKDHPRITPAFAPHAPYTNTTEHLQKIAKLSQELDVPVTIHLAETDREKEEIAKRTGGKSPVQYMADIGALNNKVLAAHAIMVDEHDIDLLKQYDVGVAHNISANTKSAKGVAPVTKMLEKGVRVGLGTDGPMSSNTLTTLNELGLVGKIHKLANKDRSAMPPITVVEMATMGSAKALHMEDKLGSLEVGKLADIIVVDTKAPNMVPMYSPYAALVYGANGSDVRHTIVDGKILMQDRQLLTVDEKAVIQEAQSFANQVRETVIASGEIVK; encoded by the coding sequence ATGTTTTTTTCTAAATCAGTACTGGCATTAACTGTTCTTGCGGTTTCTTTTTCTAGCTATGCCCTTAAAGATGCAACATTAATGATTGTTGATGGCACAGTTTTAACCATGGATAAACAAAATAAAATTATTGAAAATGGAACGGTTGTTATAAAAGATAATAAAATCATTGCAGTTGGTAATGCCGAATTAGCGAAAGAATATCAGGCAAAACAAGTGATTAATGTTTCTGGTGATATTGTTATGCCTGGGCTAATTAATACTCATACTCATGCTTCTATGACAGTATTCCGTTCATTAGCTGATGATGTACCTGATCGCCTTCATCGTTACATTTTCCCACTTGAAAACAAAATGGTATCACGCGATATGGTTCGAATCGGAGCCAATTTAGGAAATATTGAAATGATCAAAGGTGGTGTCACTACCTATGTCGATATGTACTATTTTGAAGATGAAGTCGCAAAATCTGTTGATAAAATCGGGAATCGCGCTGTTCTAGGTGAATCTGTCATTGAATTTCCCGTTGCAGATGCCAAAAATGCTGATGAAGGCATTGCTTATGCAGTGAAATTTATCAATGAATATAAAGATCATCCTCGCATCACCCCTGCTTTTGCTCCACATGCTCCTTATACCAATACAACTGAGCACTTACAGAAAATAGCTAAGCTTTCGCAAGAATTAGATGTACCGGTGACGATTCATTTGGCAGAAACTGATCGCGAAAAAGAAGAAATTGCTAAACGTACTGGCGGAAAAAGTCCCGTACAATATATGGCAGATATTGGTGCTTTGAATAATAAAGTATTAGCTGCTCATGCCATCATGGTTGATGAGCATGATATTGATTTACTTAAACAATATGATGTTGGTGTCGCACATAATATTAGCGCAAATACTAAATCAGCTAAAGGCGTCGCTCCCGTCACAAAAATGTTAGAAAAAGGTGTTCGTGTTGGCTTAGGCACTGATGGCCCCATGTCGAGCAACACCTTAACAACGTTAAACGAATTAGGTTTAGTTGGAAAAATACATAAATTAGCCAACAAAGATCGCTCGGCCATGCCACCAATAACTGTTGTCGAAATGGCTACAATGGGTTCAGCAAAAGCACTTCATATGGAAGATAAGCTAGGTTCTTTAGAAGTAGGCAAACTGGCTGATATTATCGTTGTTGATACAAAAGCACCTAACATGGTTCCAATGTATAGTCCGTATGCTGCGCTAGTTTATGGCGCAAATGGTAGTGATGTTCGCCATACTATTGTTGATGGTAAGATTTTAATGCAAGACCGCCAATTGCTGACTGTTGACGAGAAAGCCGTTATCCAAGAGGCTCAATCTTTTGCTAATCAAGTACGTGAAACGGTTATCGCGAGCGGAGAGATCGTTAAATAA